Proteins from one Salinispora arenicola genomic window:
- a CDS encoding 2-keto-4-pentenoate hydratase yields the protein MTVDYETAAQELIVARESGRPCPPLRGRLIPDGDVDSAYLVQQAQVRQWLGGGHRRVGAKIGLTSRAVQESLGVYQPDFGVLTEETAVPDGVEVPLGRLLQPRVEAEIAFVLGADLPDERVTTADLTRAVDHLLPAIEIVDSRIAGWDIAIVDTVADNASSGLFVLGTTPRRLADVDLRLAGMVLEHAGEPISVGAGAACLGNPLHALAWLARTLARIGDPLCAGDVVLSGALGPMVPVTPGAAYEARISGLGSVRTCFTKGVEE from the coding sequence ATGACCGTCGACTACGAGACCGCCGCCCAGGAGCTGATCGTCGCCCGGGAGAGCGGCCGGCCCTGCCCTCCGTTACGCGGTCGGCTGATTCCGGACGGGGACGTCGACTCGGCGTATCTCGTGCAGCAGGCGCAGGTGCGTCAGTGGCTGGGAGGTGGGCACCGGCGAGTCGGCGCCAAGATTGGTCTGACCTCCCGGGCGGTGCAGGAGAGCCTCGGCGTCTACCAGCCGGACTTCGGGGTGCTGACCGAAGAGACGGCGGTGCCGGACGGTGTGGAGGTGCCGCTTGGTCGGCTGCTTCAGCCCCGCGTGGAGGCGGAAATCGCGTTCGTGCTCGGCGCGGACCTGCCGGACGAGCGGGTGACCACCGCCGACCTGACCCGGGCGGTCGACCACCTGCTACCGGCGATCGAGATCGTCGACTCCCGGATCGCCGGCTGGGACATCGCCATCGTGGACACCGTCGCGGACAACGCGTCCAGCGGACTGTTCGTGCTGGGAACCACGCCGCGCCGGCTCGCCGACGTGGATCTGCGCCTCGCCGGCATGGTGCTGGAGCACGCCGGTGAGCCGATCTCGGTGGGGGCCGGTGCGGCCTGCCTCGGTAACCCGCTGCACGCGCTGGCCTGGCTGGCGCGGACCCTCGCCCGCATCGGTGATCCGCTGTGCGCGGGTGACGTCGTGCTCTCTGGGGCGCTCGGCCCGATGGTGCCGGTGACGCCCGGCGCCGCCTACGAGGCGCGGATCTCCGGCCTCGGATCGGTACGTACCTGTTTCACCAAGGGAGTCGAGGAGTGA